The genomic region cttatgTCTGTGTTGTTACAGTTAGATCATGGCTAAAAACAGCTCAACCCAAATACATTGAGGtactgtaaaacattttcttcaccTTTAACATTTACACTATGATATGAAAAGAGTTCCAATCATCAGAGGTTTTGTGCTAACAAACAGCACCTGTGAACACGAGAGGCACAGAAATATGACGGATAGTTACCCTGCCAAATGACCTCAACTTTGTcatgtaaatttataatttcattatatctaAAGACAAAACTTTCtggtaaacatttttcaaaaataagatTCCATGGTCaccaaaaaatttaaaactttttgttgTCACCtgtataagttttaatatttaaaaggcacatttccaaaacaaatatgtttttaccaAACCTAAATATACCAATTAAAATTTGCATGCATACATATAATCCTGTTTTTATTGTTAGAAGTTCAACAGATATGTTTTGTGGGATATGCATGCCACTATTAAACCAGTCAAATGGGATAATTCAGCCGAGATTCAGAATCACCTGctattttgttgtttaacaaacagTCTGTTCGAGTTGAAAAGAAAATACAGTTGAGataaagaacttttttttaatgagaatGGTGTACGAATTATTACTTATTAAGTCATAATATTTCTAAGCAACAAAACTACATGATCGTTATTGGAGATAGACCATCCATGCTCACAATtccaattataaataaataaaaatataaaaggttGTATTCATGTCTTTGTAACCTTCTGGTCCCTtcttatataataaaagtaaagcaATCAGATTTTCACAACACTACTTTCAGTTAACAACAACTTATATAACTTTCttcgaaaaaaaaaacagtacgaTAACAATACGCTAACAACAGGTTCTGctacattagtttgttttttttatcactaaaTTTATAATTgtcaaaaatgtttaaagaagtGGGAAAAGCGACAACAGTAGTTATAATTCTCTTTTAAACATGCAAGTTGGTTACAGAATGGACAGAATATTGAAAACTTAcaaaaccttttttgtttttttcatttgaagcataaaacaaccaaaccacaaaatattctatttactATTCTTCgtaacaacaaatacattactTGGTTTCTTTCCCACATCGTGTATTATAGAATGATAGCAGATGAATATGCAAAAATAGATTAGATttacaaatatgaaattttgCACCCACTACTACAAGTATTATATTGAATAAGCTtgcaaaaatacaatatatatatataaaaggtccATTGAAAACAACACAAGCACACACTACAGTAGTCTTATATAGTAAAGAAGCGACTGTGATACGAAGACAGCTTATCAAAACGTAGTAACGACAGCGTAATGAAAAAcagttatttcaaatgttttgtcaTATAAATGTCTTAACTGGTAAGAATTTCAAactttttctatttaacaaaGTTAATAATCTTGTATTGTATCTTGTGAGAaacttaaaacagtttaatttctaATAAACCTTGTAATGATGATGGACTGCTGATTATAAAAACAAGTCAGTTAGGTTATATTAACTTAGAATAAATTTTTCCAATTTCAACGAGGTATTCAGGCTGGTATGCTCATTTACAAAACCAGATCTTTAGATAACCTCCAACACTCTGGTTTACTCTCATTCCAGaggtttttattattcttttccaAGCTTCCTTGTATCACAGTGACGACATTAACAACATTCTTTCCCGCAACGTGGACAGCGAGTTGGTCAGTCAATCTTTTTATCTATTTTGTTCTGAAAACCTTGAACTTCAGTTTAGATTGTCGACTTGGAAAAGGACACTCTTAAGTGGTTGGATTCACTAAGTTGGTGGTTGTGCATTTTCTGTGGtaagaaaaaatcaaaactttaaataataaactccTGACTATAAATTCTTAAGACAAGGTTTAGGCAGTAAAGCattattttcacagttttaaaaTCTCAAAAACATAGTACGACAAGCAGCTGCACTGGACCACTATTTATGGCAATAATATTGAACTCTGTTTAACTCTAAACCATGCATACGATGGAAGCTGTGCATTtggttgttattattgttttaaaaatacattagcACTTCTCTCCAAAGAATTCTAAATTATTTGCAGCTAAAATCAAAGCAAAATTACAATCGATACATGTATACCGAAGTAAAACAAAATGCTATGTTAGCAATACAGAAATGAAgttgtaataaaaactaaacagatTTTGCTGTCACAGAAATCacactttcaagaaaaaaaaattgtttatattaaccattattttgtttataatgaagTGAAACTTACTATCAAAGCAGTAACAGCTTCTTCTAGTGACTTCATCTGGATGAGAGCCATCTTGGGGTCTTTACTGTAATATTAGATGAATTTCAACTTTCACAAAGTGCAGAATAATCAAATCATTATAGTAAAACCTGTTCCATGGTTATGAATGCTTTTCAGCTGCTTATTTGACATTAAGTAAAAGGTAAGAGAAAAATGcactacaatatatttttatattttaattttgtttttttaaattccacaAACATGGTAACAGTTGCAGACAGGACCTTTTGCATATTAAACATCAAGAGCActtatttgtatttattcaaaAGTTACATCACATAACAGTGATAGAAACAAGCTGTGTGGGAAAAATAGTTGGACCACACTAATTAATACAAATGTGTAACAAATGACAAAACAATTACTATATTGAAGAACATGCATCTTCCAAAATGTTTCATCTCAATTTATTAACATAACGGTTAAAACTCTAGATTTCAAATATAACTCGCACATTTTGGACTTTTCAAGCACCCTACGTTTCAAATGTGGACTTCAGACAGTTCAAATGATACAGTATGTGGAACATTTACAACAAGCTTACTTATCAAGGAGATAACAATCAGGAATATGCAAATCAAatcaaagttaatgttttttctcctatataaaaacaactaaattttactttaattcaaacacaatgAAAAAAATGACCAAAGTGTACTTACGGGAAAAACTTGAAGGCTACAACACTACCTCCTGTTTTACTAGTAAAGGCATCTCTGATCTCTTCTTCAGTAATATTAGGCctttaaacaaatcaaattatttcatgaaataattattattacactactaaaaattattaaacagagTTGTTTAAAGTTCATTAGTCCAAGTTATTTgtaaaaagtacttttattatacattaatgtATCGGTTATATTTGTGACCACTGGTAAGGAATAAAAGTTCTCACCATTTAACTCCCACAAGTAACATTCACGCAAGTATCTAAATAACACAGTGTGTTTTTAGTACTGTTTCTTAACCACATGTATTGAATAGATAGATTATTCACAGGAAGTATGAGATTATACCCTTTAACTACCTTTTCCTTTAGAACTTACAGGGTACTCTTCTAAGGTACACACTTTTCTGTAACTGTTTCAAATTACACATCTACTTTAGGGGTAGGTATTTCAGGTTTATTTCTGAGACCACAGTGAATCGTGATGGTTGGTTTTTTAATCTTTTGAACCAGTAAGTATTGTATAAAGACTTACTTGTTGGgacaaaaaattttaattttgtaacaaatcAAGCAAACAAAAAGCTATTTTAAAAATAGGTTGCCTATAGatattgtggaggcagtaaatttaagtgagtttaatagaaagcttgataaatatacaGATGATAAAGACTGACTTTAAgattctttaaaattaatttattaacagttttagtttagtttagaaaatGGAACAACAGAGATGGACCAATAGATCCCACGTTGTGTGAAAACgtaaaagtattattatacttGATGTGATTCAAAACTTGTGATTCCACaaaaattctaataaataaaacaaaattttataagctaaatttttaatgttgtaatttgtttgcGAGATAAAGGTGCTGATTGTAATAATCAAATAGGTTTTAGAAATATCTAGAGCAaagattaattataaatatgagaATCAGTTAGTTACTAGAAGACTGAACGAGCATCAGTGAAGTACTTAGACCATTGCTAGTGACAATATATATTCAGTTATTCAATAAAGTAGTAGCAAAATTTCACTACTATGTTTCACTTCAGTCCTTGTATCATTAGTGCGATGTTTTCATTTGAATGTCACTTGTAAACTTAAGTCTGCAAGTTACTGTGCTGTACAAGTAAAGGCAGTTTGTAGAAAGggagaaataaactaatttgttgttcttaagtggactaaaatttgaattatttttacaaaataatttaaaagaacaatacTACATAAATACATGCAATCAATTCCATATAATTGGCTGATAGTATAATATTTACATGGTACAAGAGCTAATTTCCaatgaacaagaaaacaaaagcaCCTACGGTATATTGGACAAGTGGAGAGTGGCAGTGGGAGGGTAGATGTTCTGGTAGTTTTTCGACCCTGGCTTTTTGAAACGATGCAGAGGGGAACTAGTAAAATCTTTGGTCAATCCAGCATCCTGGTACACAGAGGATAAAATCTGGATAAACTTTCATCTTGCTTTGTATGAAGTCATCAAGATAGATTTACACTAATACAGCTAAACCTTAACTGTTCTGTACATGCCATCATAACATATTTATGATGTAAAGTTATGTGCATATAATTATGTGGTAAAGCCTAACATTCAATCAATTAATGCTTTCATTTATTGAACTCGAGTCTGTAAGTCTTTCCTTGCTGAAGGTAGAGGGGAT from Tachypleus tridentatus isolate NWPU-2018 chromosome 1, ASM421037v1, whole genome shotgun sequence harbors:
- the LOC143229971 gene encoding polypyrimidine tract-binding protein 3-like; translated protein: MFSFFFLAMTHLDKIIVFGKQIRVTPSKHQVVQMPKEGQPDAGLTKDFTSSPLHRFKKPGSKNYQNIYPPTATLHLSNIPPNITEEEIRDAFTSKTGGSVVAFKFFPKDPKMALIQMKSLEEAVTALIKMHNHQLSESNHLRVSFSKSTI